The region CAAAACATCCAATTTTTCATTCTTCACTATATTAACCATTTGGCTGGCCAGTGAAGTTTCATAAGGAGGATAATCGAATAAAGGGTATGTGCTCACGTTCACCTCGTGGTAAAACAAGTTATTGTTGAACATGTCAATACGTGCAGGTAAATTATACGAGATAAAATGTATTTGATGGCCTCGTGCTGCTAATGCTTTGCCTAGTTCCGTTGCAACTACCCCACTTCCTCCATAAGTAGGGAAACATACTATTCCTATTTTCATATATACATAACAATAATTAGCGTGCTTTTTGTTTTGACGAAGATAAATTTACCAGACAAATGTAAGGCTATTATTCCCGCTATTCAGAATTTACCTGAAAAACTTAATATTTCAAAATATAGCTCCTGCTTCTCGCCCTTGCGTGTTTTAATTGTTATAATATCATAGAGTTGTTCGTTGTAGGTCATCAGCTTATGCGAGACAAAAGTATATCCCGGGTATTTTTCACTTAACCATTTATATTCTGTTTGAACTCCTTTAGTTTCTGTTTTTTCATTTATAACAATAGCTTTTTCATAACTTGACCCATCGGCAGGCTCTGCATAAGTAGTTGGGTTCGCCTTGATTATTTTTTGTGGTTCTGAGCAGGAAATAAAGCAAAAATTCGTGCAAACCATAAATAATACCGAAACTCAATATATAATAGTCCAAAAGAAAGGGACTAATCCCGAATGCTTTTGCGATGTAGTTCGGCATTACCATTCTACAAACCAAATCCGCCACAGGCGGAGAACTATTTTAGGTTAAGAATTGGTGTAAAATGATGACTAGTTTTATCATATTCCCTTTTGTTTTTTTGTAATACAAATATAACCCAAAAACCGATATTCAAGTGCGTTCACTGCAGCGAATCATCATAAAATATTCTTATTGCCATACATAGTAAAATAAATGGTGCTTTGCTTATTACTTTTGCAAACGATTGAAACACATAAAAAATTATATTTCCTTGGTTTTGTTCACCGTGGTGGGCTTAATTTTATTCGTAGCTTCTGCTTTTGAAAATGACCGTGTGTTTGAAAAAAACGTGTATATCGCAGATGGCTCTTGGGCTAAAACGCTTAAAATTCCTTTTGAGTTTGAGGTTTCAGACACCACTGGGGTTTATGATTTCCACACGAATATAAGAATTTCCGCAACTTATCCCTATAGCAATATTTTTTTATTGGTATATGCATATAATCCCGACGGCAGACTCACAAAAGAGCTAGTGGAATTCAAGCTGGCCGAGGACAATGGCAAATGGCTAGGTCATGGTTTGGGCGATGTTTATGATTACAGAATGATTGACGATAAGTTTAAGGAAGTAGAGTTAAAAAAGGCAGGGAAGTATCGTTTCGAGTTTCGCCAAATGATGCGGACCGAAAACCTACATGGCGTTAAAGGAATTGGATTGAGAGTAACTCACAAAACCTTATAGTTCTTTTTTAATCTAATG is a window of Bacteroidota bacterium DNA encoding:
- a CDS encoding gliding motility lipoprotein GldH, encoding MKHIKNYISLVLFTVVGLILFVASAFENDRVFEKNVYIADGSWAKTLKIPFEFEVSDTTGVYDFHTNIRISATYPYSNIFLLVYAYNPDGRLTKELVEFKLAEDNGKWLGHGLGDVYDYRMIDDKFKEVELKKAGKYRFEFRQMMRTENLHGVKGIGLRVTHKTL